The Cylindrospermopsis curvispora GIHE-G1 genome contains a region encoding:
- a CDS encoding glycosyltransferase family 4 protein, translating to MEDISTKSVSSSASILTVGSGWFPTTPGGMERYIYELIHKLAINQDQIDLCGVGLPEQQTPSIPNIRLHNLASPHSKIWQRLWSIRRNFRQISLNHFDAVNLHFALYSFPILDLLPKSVPITFNFHGPWAAESQEELLNKKLTIWIKQHLVEKNTYNRCDRFIVLSRAFGNILHKQYEVPWEKIHVIPGGVDVKHFQNNLSRLAAREQLGWPTERRILFTSRRLVNRMGIDKLLTAMAKIKPVVPDIWLAIAGRGHIQTSLEKQVVELGLENQVRFLGFLPDQQLPIAYQAADLTVMPSQSFEGFGLAILESLACGTPVLCTPVGGMPEILQPFTPELITDSIAVDSLANKLQEVMLAKIVLPPREECRNYAAENYDWTNIAQRVRQVIVFHK from the coding sequence TCCCTACCACACCAGGGGGAATGGAAAGGTACATCTATGAACTAATTCATAAATTGGCTATTAACCAAGACCAGATAGATTTATGTGGGGTAGGTCTACCTGAACAGCAAACCCCGTCTATTCCCAATATTAGGTTACATAATCTCGCATCCCCCCATAGTAAGATTTGGCAAAGATTATGGTCTATTCGCAGGAACTTTCGGCAAATTAGTCTCAATCACTTTGACGCAGTTAACTTACACTTTGCATTATATAGTTTTCCTATTTTAGATCTTTTACCCAAGAGTGTGCCAATTACATTTAATTTTCACGGTCCATGGGCCGCTGAAAGTCAAGAGGAACTATTAAATAAAAAACTGACTATTTGGATCAAACAACACTTGGTGGAAAAAAATACCTATAACCGGTGCGATCGCTTTATAGTTTTAAGTCGAGCTTTTGGCAACATTTTACATAAACAGTATGAGGTTCCCTGGGAAAAAATACATGTTATTCCCGGGGGAGTAGATGTGAAACATTTTCAAAATAATTTATCCCGTTTAGCAGCGAGGGAACAACTGGGTTGGCCAACTGAAAGACGGATATTATTTACCTCTCGTCGTTTAGTAAATCGTATGGGAATTGATAAACTCTTGACAGCAATGGCAAAAATTAAGCCTGTGGTTCCCGATATTTGGTTAGCTATTGCTGGACGTGGACATATACAAACTTCTCTGGAGAAACAAGTGGTGGAATTGGGATTGGAAAATCAAGTCAGATTTTTAGGATTTTTACCAGATCAACAGTTACCTATAGCCTACCAAGCAGCTGATTTGACTGTGATGCCAAGTCAATCTTTTGAAGGTTTTGGACTGGCAATTCTGGAGTCTTTGGCTTGTGGAACTCCTGTTTTATGTACTCCTGTAGGGGGAATGCCAGAAATTTTACAGCCCTTTACACCTGAGTTAATTACTGATTCCATCGCGGTTGATAGTCTTGCCAATAAATTGCAGGAAGTAATGTTAGCAAAGATTGTTTTACCCCCTAGGGAAGAATGTAGAAATTATGCTGCTGAAAACTATGATTGGACTAATATTGCTCAAAGGGTAAGACAGGTAATTGTATTCCATAAATAA